In Fibrobacter sp. UWB2, one DNA window encodes the following:
- a CDS encoding fibrobacter succinogenes major paralogous domain-containing protein, which produces MKMFARFLPFLLVTAMSVFTACGGDSGSNADSEEPVSSSAVKKSSSSNANSSSSKKVSSSSAKSSSSAKTSSSANSAKAIYDEKNNTMKDPRDNKTYKTVKIGDQVWMAENLNYNSGLSYCFGEEPSYMQNSHPGLCGTYGRLYKWDAATEVCPGGWHLPSKDEFETLIQTVGGSGNAGIKLKSVDGWKFEKKETVGTDEYGFTALPGGFRKEDDLSDYVTENIESYDFIGDKTEAYFWSSTEDVETSTRLDGNRILVDHAFCMSLENRYAKADIWGEPMINAMSVRCILDSKTSSNEKSSSSKANSSSSAKSSSSAKSGSSVAVPKGCKTSTKDNCEYGELVDDRDGQTYKTVKIGDQWWMAQNLNYRREAKYKNDYCYCYNNSKDKCDKFGRLYVWTAAADACPEGWHLPSTAEWKTLIDAVGGEEVAGITLKTSGWNRGGDATDAFGFSVLPAGYRDWLYQDDYYEEGYQALFWSSNEYENSSGCVYFQSVYDGADIRSGNKDDGYSVRCVMDVEPKIIEPPVIIVPEAKACKTKTKDECEYGTLTDSRDKQTYKTVKIGSQIWMAENLNFETDSSYCFNDSAKYCSKYGRLYTWAAAMDSAGVWSENGKGCGYQKTCTPTYPVQGACPSGWHLPTKAEYDTLFAAIGGSETAGEKLKSTSGWSEGGNGTDDYSFSASPAGYRFINGIYPIYSEIGYLGVLWTSTEAESDEWCDETCRRVVACNVSLTSLNDDSFVGNTGKDNAFPVRCVKN; this is translated from the coding sequence ATGAAAATGTTTGCTAGGTTTTTGCCGTTCTTGCTTGTGACGGCTATGTCTGTCTTTACCGCCTGCGGTGGTGATTCTGGCAGCAATGCTGATTCAGAAGAACCTGTGTCTAGCAGCGCTGTGAAAAAATCCAGCAGCAGCAACGCGAACTCCTCGTCAAGTAAAAAAGTTTCGTCTAGTTCTGCTAAGTCTTCTTCGTCTGCGAAAACATCCTCAAGTGCGAACAGCGCTAAGGCTATATATGACGAGAAAAACAACACCATGAAGGACCCTCGCGACAACAAAACCTACAAGACCGTGAAAATCGGCGACCAGGTCTGGATGGCGGAAAACTTGAATTATAATTCGGGCCTTAGCTACTGCTTTGGCGAAGAACCTTCATACATGCAAAATAGTCATCCGGGCTTGTGCGGTACATACGGTCGCCTTTACAAGTGGGATGCCGCGACGGAAGTTTGCCCTGGCGGCTGGCACTTGCCCTCTAAGGACGAATTTGAAACCTTGATCCAAACAGTTGGCGGTAGCGGTAATGCGGGAATAAAGCTCAAGTCTGTTGACGGCTGGAAATTTGAGAAAAAAGAAACTGTTGGAACGGATGAGTATGGTTTTACGGCCCTCCCTGGAGGCTTCAGAAAGGAAGACGATTTGAGTGATTATGTCACTGAGAATATTGAATCGTACGATTTTATTGGCGACAAGACAGAGGCGTATTTCTGGAGTTCTACGGAAGATGTTGAAACATCGACTAGGCTTGATGGCAATAGGATTCTAGTTGATCACGCGTTCTGCATGTCTTTGGAGAATCGTTACGCAAAGGCTGATATTTGGGGTGAGCCGATGATCAATGCAATGTCCGTCCGTTGCATTCTGGATTCCAAAACTTCGTCTAATGAAAAGTCTAGCAGTAGCAAGGCAAACTCTTCTTCTAGCGCAAAGTCTTCTTCATCTGCGAAATCGGGGAGCTCTGTAGCTGTGCCCAAAGGCTGCAAAACTTCAACTAAAGATAATTGCGAGTATGGCGAATTGGTGGATGACCGCGACGGACAAACTTACAAGACTGTGAAAATCGGTGACCAGTGGTGGATGGCCCAGAACCTGAATTACAGGAGAGAGGCTAAATACAAAAACGATTATTGCTATTGTTACAATAATTCAAAAGATAAATGCGATAAGTTTGGGCGCTTATATGTATGGACTGCAGCTGCGGACGCTTGTCCCGAGGGATGGCATCTACCATCCACAGCGGAATGGAAAACCTTGATTGACGCGGTGGGGGGCGAAGAAGTCGCTGGCATAACACTCAAGACGAGTGGATGGAATCGCGGTGGCGATGCGACTGATGCTTTCGGTTTTTCTGTGCTTCCTGCTGGTTACAGGGACTGGCTCTACCAAGACGATTATTACGAGGAGGGGTATCAAGCGCTCTTTTGGAGTTCTAATGAATATGAAAACAGTAGTGGATGCGTGTATTTTCAGAGTGTGTATGATGGTGCGGATATCCGCTCTGGAAACAAAGACGACGGCTATTCTGTTCGTTGCGTGATGGATGTCGAACCTAAAATTATAGAACCCCCGGTTATTATAGTGCCCGAGGCAAAAGCCTGCAAAACAAAAACTAAAGATGAATGCGAATATGGCACGCTAACGGACTCCCGTGATAAACAAACTTATAAAACCGTGAAGATAGGTTCGCAGATTTGGATGGCTGAGAATCTTAATTTTGAGACGGATAGTTCCTATTGCTTCAATGACTCCGCTAAGTACTGCTCCAAGTACGGTCGCCTTTACACTTGGGCCGCAGCAATGGACAGTGCTGGCGTATGGAGTGAAAACGGCAAAGGCTGCGGTTATCAAAAAACGTGTACACCCACCTATCCAGTGCAGGGGGCGTGTCCCAGTGGCTGGCATTTGCCTACGAAGGCTGAATATGATACTTTGTTTGCCGCAATTGGCGGCTCCGAGACTGCAGGTGAAAAACTCAAATCAACTTCTGGTTGGTCTGAAGGCGGTAACGGTACGGATGATTATTCCTTTTCGGCGTCGCCTGCTGGATACAGGTTTATCAATGGAATATATCCCATTTACAGCGAGATTGGCTATCTCGGGGTTTTGTGGACGTCTACAGAGGCCGAAAGCGATGAGTGGTGCGATGAGACTTGCAGAAGAGTCGTCGCGTGCAATGTGTCTTTGACAAGCTTAAACGATGATTCATTTGTGGGCAACACGGGTAAGGACAATGCATTTCCAGTCCGCTGCGTCAAAAATTAG
- the htpG gene encoding molecular chaperone HtpG — protein MATEKMEFQTEVRDMLNLMIHSLYSNKEIFLRELVSNAADALDKRRFLSLSDASLLPVGTQLKIDISVNKEGKRLVVEDNGIGMNKEDLINCLGTIARSGTKNFIKNLKDADKSSVDLIGQFGVGFYSVFMVAKKVEVLTLKAGETQGYLWSSEGTGEFEISEAPRTDVGTKITLYLKDGEEDEDWTSEWKIKDIVQKYSGFVSYGIYFHPEATKNDKGEIEEKPEERLNDKTALWRQSEKDVTEEQYKDFYNVISHEADEPAAWSHSHAEGSQEFWSLVYIPSKAPFNIWHNDALHGLKLYVKKVFIMDDCKDLLPPWLRFVRGVVDSEDLPLNVSREILQNNKIITNIRKHVIKKVLDALQNMADKDVAKYNAWWRELGMVLKEGFYMNWEHLDELKKLLRFESTKTEGDALVSLDEYVKRMPEGQKEIYYLVGDKNAIKSNPMLEAFKAKGYEVLLMSDGIDEFMMSSLTEFGDKKFHDISRGDVDFEKTEEEKKAEEENKGIFKGLCENLQKVLDENIKEVRVSSRLKDSPCCLVTSEDAMSAQMERMMKAMGRKNLPKSKRILEINPTHPICEMLKKKAEANEDLGDWPKALYGQALLAEGSPLPNPAEYVAAVTRLLGQAAGK, from the coding sequence ATGGCAACTGAGAAGATGGAATTCCAAACTGAAGTTCGCGACATGCTGAACTTGATGATTCACTCGCTTTACAGCAACAAGGAAATTTTCCTCCGCGAACTCGTTTCGAACGCAGCGGACGCACTCGACAAGCGTCGCTTCCTCTCGCTCTCCGACGCAAGCCTCCTCCCGGTAGGCACTCAGCTCAAGATTGACATTTCCGTGAACAAGGAAGGCAAGCGCCTCGTTGTCGAAGACAACGGTATCGGCATGAACAAGGAAGACTTGATTAACTGCTTGGGCACGATCGCTCGTAGCGGCACCAAAAACTTCATCAAGAACTTGAAGGATGCCGACAAGAGCAGCGTTGATTTGATTGGTCAGTTCGGTGTGGGTTTCTACTCCGTGTTCATGGTCGCAAAGAAGGTCGAAGTCTTGACGCTCAAGGCTGGCGAAACGCAGGGTTACCTGTGGAGCTCCGAAGGCACGGGCGAATTCGAAATCAGCGAAGCTCCGCGTACCGACGTGGGCACCAAGATTACGCTTTACCTCAAGGACGGCGAAGAAGACGAAGACTGGACCTCTGAATGGAAGATCAAGGATATCGTCCAGAAATACAGCGGTTTCGTGAGCTACGGCATTTACTTCCACCCGGAAGCAACGAAGAACGACAAGGGCGAAATCGAAGAAAAGCCGGAAGAACGTTTGAACGACAAGACCGCTTTGTGGCGCCAGAGCGAAAAGGACGTCACCGAAGAACAGTACAAGGATTTCTACAACGTCATCAGCCATGAAGCCGACGAACCGGCCGCCTGGAGCCACAGCCACGCCGAAGGTTCCCAGGAATTCTGGAGCCTCGTCTACATTCCGTCCAAGGCTCCGTTCAACATTTGGCACAACGACGCTTTGCACGGCCTCAAACTCTATGTGAAGAAAGTCTTTATCATGGACGACTGCAAGGACTTGTTGCCGCCTTGGCTCCGCTTTGTGCGCGGCGTGGTCGATTCCGAAGACTTGCCGCTGAACGTGTCCCGTGAAATCTTGCAGAACAACAAGATTATCACGAACATCCGCAAGCATGTGATTAAGAAGGTGCTCGACGCCTTGCAGAACATGGCCGACAAGGATGTCGCTAAGTACAACGCCTGGTGGCGTGAACTCGGCATGGTCTTGAAGGAAGGCTTCTACATGAACTGGGAACATCTTGACGAACTCAAGAAGTTGCTCCGTTTCGAAAGCACCAAGACCGAAGGCGACGCTCTCGTTAGCCTCGACGAATACGTAAAGCGCATGCCGGAAGGTCAGAAGGAAATCTACTACCTCGTGGGCGACAAGAACGCCATCAAGTCGAACCCGATGCTCGAAGCCTTCAAGGCCAAGGGCTACGAAGTATTGCTCATGAGCGACGGCATCGACGAATTCATGATGTCTAGCCTCACGGAATTCGGCGACAAGAAGTTCCACGACATTTCCCGTGGCGATGTAGACTTCGAAAAGACCGAAGAAGAAAAGAAGGCCGAAGAAGAAAACAAGGGCATTTTCAAGGGCCTCTGCGAAAACTTGCAGAAGGTCTTGGACGAAAACATCAAGGAAGTCCGCGTGTCTAGCCGCCTCAAGGACAGCCCGTGCTGCCTCGTGACGAGCGAAGATGCTATGAGCGCCCAGATGGAACGCATGATGAAGGCTATGGGCCGGAAGAACTTGCCGAAGAGCAAGCGTATTCTGGAAATCAACCCGACGCACCCGATTTGCGAAATGCTCAAAAAGAAGGCCGAAGCGAACGAAGATCTTGGCGATTGGCCGAAGGCCCTCTACGGTCAGGCTTTGCTTGCCGAAGGTTCTCCGCTCCCGAACCCGGCTGAATACGTCGCTGCGGTCACACGACTGCTCGGCCAAGCTGCTGGTAAGTAA
- a CDS encoding cellulase family glycosylhydrolase, which produces MARFILAFLFVFAVFANANVARPSTHGKLHVVGSNLYDHKGNLAVLKGFSTHGLTWFPKYVNQGLFRQISSEWNTNLIRLAMYSYDYCNGNKKKNLEILEKGVELAIANDMYVIIDWHILQDNNPNENLAEAIDFFNKIAKKYANIPNVIFEICNEPNGNTTWDDIKEYSNLIIPVIRRYNPDALILVGTPNYSREIQFPAKDPLEFKNVMYVFHFYAASHKDDFRQKLRKVVASGTPIFITESGLCEEDGDGHIDLESVKKWYSLVDSLHLNYTIWSLSNKDETCAIVNSDSRALEHLTEKDLTYYGKLARAIIRKEDVDSIIPDKSITSDFKLMSRTKPYMLWLIFAAPALIIVLLLTVTKIVLKNLKRNQIKTYTQLYKYGHTEDKVRKPSFWRNAVLIIGTICTLIYLCWRMTCSIPFAFGNIAVIGSVILLAVEILGFIESLIHYNDMLNLRKYPLPQIKPEEFPDVDIFISTYNEPVELLRKTIIGCKYIEYPDKNKVHIYLCDDHRRPEMRKLAEELGVNYFDRPDNKGAKAGNLNEALKRTTSPYIVTLDADMIPRRKFLLKTIPYFIDAEKINETLPEEKRFPLGIVQTPQSFYTPDVFQHNLYAETIVPNEQDFFYRVIEAAKTSSNSVIYGGSNTILSRKALNKIGGFYTESITEDFATGMLIESSGFASLGLSEALASGIAPNSFKEHIQQRTRWGRGVIATAKQLKFLRNRKLNFAQKLSYLSSVLYWFSPIKHLVYLLSPLMFAVFCIPIFKCTLLDLILFWLPMHIMQIISLRVLSRNMISTRWSGIYETSVMPFLLIPIIKEALGLTLSTFKVTKKEKANERIIDKKSLIPFIVLLTLTVLGIAQMTYMFIVYEYIGVLAILFWLFINSYYLIMCIMLVLGRDADGENVKVRAAELVEVTKEDGCRVSGITTKLLEHGVDIYTDNMNDLYLGEPINFEIQTTSYTLQLKGTVVAEHRSNNPHIPSVYTVEILDFNGKKDEYIQMLYDRISTLPQYLKIGRGALFDIWRNISHRISS; this is translated from the coding sequence ATGGCGAGATTTATTTTAGCGTTTTTATTCGTATTTGCTGTTTTTGCGAACGCCAATGTTGCCCGACCATCCACACATGGGAAGCTCCACGTTGTAGGTTCAAACCTCTACGACCACAAAGGCAATCTAGCCGTTCTCAAGGGATTCAGCACACACGGGCTCACTTGGTTCCCTAAATACGTCAATCAAGGTCTTTTCCGCCAAATCAGTTCCGAGTGGAACACCAACTTGATTCGACTCGCCATGTATTCTTACGACTACTGCAACGGTAACAAAAAGAAAAATTTGGAAATTCTCGAAAAAGGTGTCGAACTCGCCATCGCAAACGACATGTATGTCATCATCGACTGGCACATTTTACAAGACAATAATCCCAACGAAAACCTTGCTGAAGCAATCGATTTTTTTAACAAGATTGCAAAAAAATACGCCAATATTCCCAATGTCATTTTCGAAATCTGCAACGAACCCAACGGCAATACCACTTGGGACGACATCAAGGAATATTCAAATCTGATCATTCCCGTCATCCGCAGATACAATCCCGATGCATTGATTCTTGTCGGAACACCGAACTACAGTCGAGAAATTCAATTCCCTGCCAAGGATCCTTTGGAATTTAAAAATGTCATGTACGTGTTCCATTTTTACGCGGCCTCGCACAAAGATGATTTTCGCCAAAAGCTTAGAAAAGTCGTAGCCTCAGGCACGCCCATTTTCATTACCGAAAGCGGTCTCTGCGAAGAAGATGGCGATGGGCATATTGACTTGGAAAGCGTCAAAAAATGGTACAGCCTTGTCGATTCATTACATCTAAATTATACAATTTGGAGTTTATCCAACAAAGATGAAACTTGCGCCATTGTCAATTCGGATTCTCGCGCATTAGAACACCTGACCGAAAAAGATTTGACATATTACGGGAAACTCGCACGAGCAATTATACGCAAAGAAGATGTCGATTCGATTATACCCGACAAAAGCATCACTTCCGATTTCAAGTTGATGTCACGAACGAAGCCCTACATGCTTTGGCTTATATTTGCTGCACCGGCGCTCATTATCGTTTTATTATTAACAGTAACAAAAATCGTTCTAAAAAATTTAAAAAGAAACCAAATCAAGACCTATACGCAATTATACAAATACGGGCACACCGAAGATAAAGTACGCAAGCCAAGTTTTTGGAGAAACGCCGTACTGATTATAGGAACTATTTGTACCTTGATTTACCTTTGCTGGCGAATGACATGTTCCATCCCATTTGCATTCGGAAACATCGCCGTAATAGGAAGCGTCATTTTGCTCGCTGTAGAAATTCTCGGATTCATAGAATCATTGATTCATTACAACGACATGCTCAACTTGAGGAAATATCCGCTACCGCAAATCAAGCCCGAAGAATTCCCGGATGTCGACATTTTCATATCCACTTACAACGAACCTGTTGAACTTTTGCGCAAGACCATTATCGGCTGCAAGTACATAGAATATCCCGACAAGAACAAAGTACACATTTATCTTTGCGACGACCATCGCCGCCCCGAAATGCGTAAGCTTGCCGAAGAACTGGGCGTAAATTACTTTGACCGCCCCGATAACAAAGGCGCCAAAGCCGGGAACCTGAACGAAGCCTTAAAGCGAACAACATCGCCTTACATAGTGACTTTAGATGCAGACATGATTCCGCGCCGCAAGTTTTTACTCAAGACCATCCCCTACTTTATCGATGCCGAAAAAATCAACGAAACTTTGCCCGAAGAAAAGCGCTTTCCGCTCGGCATTGTACAAACACCGCAAAGTTTTTACACACCGGATGTTTTCCAACATAATTTGTATGCAGAAACAATTGTTCCGAACGAACAAGACTTTTTCTACCGCGTAATCGAAGCGGCAAAGACTTCCTCAAACAGCGTGATTTACGGAGGCTCCAATACAATTCTTTCAAGAAAGGCGCTAAACAAAATCGGCGGTTTTTACACGGAATCCATCACCGAGGACTTTGCAACCGGCATGCTGATCGAATCATCTGGATTTGCAAGCCTTGGGCTTTCGGAAGCGCTCGCCTCGGGAATTGCGCCCAACTCGTTCAAAGAGCACATCCAGCAGCGCACCCGCTGGGGGCGCGGAGTCATCGCAACGGCCAAGCAGCTCAAGTTTTTACGAAATCGCAAATTGAACTTTGCGCAAAAATTAAGCTACCTGAGTTCCGTTTTATATTGGTTTTCCCCCATCAAGCATCTAGTTTATTTGCTATCACCCTTGATGTTTGCCGTTTTTTGCATTCCCATTTTCAAATGCACCTTGCTAGACTTGATTTTATTCTGGCTACCGATGCATATTATGCAGATTATTTCGCTGCGCGTTCTTAGCCGCAACATGATTTCAACTCGTTGGAGCGGCATTTACGAAACATCCGTCATGCCATTCTTGCTGATACCCATCATTAAGGAAGCGCTTGGCCTCACGCTTTCGACATTCAAAGTCACCAAGAAAGAAAAAGCAAACGAAAGAATTATCGACAAAAAGAGCCTTATTCCCTTTATTGTGTTATTGACACTGACCGTTTTGGGAATTGCGCAAATGACTTACATGTTCATTGTTTACGAATACATCGGAGTACTCGCCATATTGTTCTGGCTATTCATCAATTCGTATTACCTTATCATGTGCATTATGCTTGTTCTCGGACGCGATGCAGATGGCGAAAACGTGAAAGTTCGAGCCGCGGAATTGGTTGAGGTCACTAAAGAAGACGGCTGCCGCGTAAGTGGCATTACCACAAAACTACTTGAACACGGAGTCGACATTTACACAGACAACATGAACGATTTGTACCTAGGTGAACCCATCAATTTTGAAATTCAAACGACGAGCTACACGCTGCAACTCAAGGGAACTGTAGTTGCAGAACATCGTTCTAATAATCCGCACATTCCAAGCGTCTATACCGTCGAAATTCTCGATTTTAACGGCAAAAAGGACGAATACATCCAGATGCTTTACGACCGCATTTCAACTCTGCCGCAATACCTGAAAATCGGCCGAGGAGCACTATTCGACATCTGGAGAAACATTTCTCATAGAATATCGTCTTAA
- a CDS encoding undecaprenyl-diphosphate phosphatase, with the protein MFESIILGLLQGLAEFLPISSSGHLVLGHELLGMNEAGMFFDIMLHAGTLLSIFVVFHKKITDIIVGCLRRDRDQLREAGYIILASIPTALIGLGFKDALESLFENPRAVCVAELFTGLLLFTSQWGPTGAKHPDNEGVKMNWWRALVTGTVQGIACIPGISRSGSTISAMMFMGVNRKYAGEFSFLMSIPAVGGAALLDCIKWIKCQTMTPEKALLNPEKALKCVDAGGFTPELLVGMIVAFIFGIIALKWLMNFVQKGKFQHFAWYVWAVGILGLIFIK; encoded by the coding sequence ATGTTCGAATCTATCATTCTCGGCCTGTTGCAGGGCCTCGCCGAATTCCTCCCCATCTCTAGCTCCGGCCATTTAGTGCTCGGGCACGAACTTTTAGGCATGAACGAAGCAGGCATGTTCTTCGACATCATGCTCCACGCAGGCACACTGCTTTCAATCTTCGTGGTGTTCCACAAGAAGATTACAGACATCATCGTCGGATGCCTCCGCCGTGACCGAGACCAGCTCCGCGAAGCGGGCTACATCATTCTCGCTAGCATCCCGACAGCACTCATCGGCCTCGGCTTCAAGGACGCACTCGAAAGCCTGTTCGAAAATCCGCGCGCCGTCTGCGTTGCAGAACTTTTCACCGGTCTTTTGCTTTTCACATCGCAGTGGGGCCCGACCGGCGCCAAGCACCCGGATAACGAAGGCGTCAAGATGAACTGGTGGCGCGCTCTCGTGACCGGCACCGTGCAGGGCATCGCTTGCATTCCGGGCATCAGCCGCAGCGGTTCGACCATCAGCGCTATGATGTTCATGGGCGTGAACCGCAAGTACGCCGGCGAGTTCAGCTTCCTCATGAGCATTCCGGCCGTTGGCGGTGCAGCACTTCTCGATTGCATCAAGTGGATCAAGTGCCAGACAATGACTCCGGAAAAAGCGCTCCTCAACCCGGAAAAGGCTTTGAAGTGCGTTGACGCCGGCGGATTCACCCCGGAACTCTTAGTCGGCATGATTGTCGCATTTATCTTCGGAATCATCGCCCTCAAGTGGCTCATGAACTTTGTCCAGAAAGGCAAGTTCCAGCACTTCGCTTGGTACGTCTGGGCAGTCGGTATATTGGGATTGATTTTCATAAAGTAA
- a CDS encoding polysaccharide deacetylase family protein, with translation MCKRFLLCFHDLSIWNYQKVTPILEELKELAGGPFSLLVIPDTENATDEAIENFRAALVKLKSEGFELALHGFKHKAEFSQGRSYAGLVGMNLTGGEAEFAGLSEYESSRLLQAALESWKKLFADENGNADAPVAFVPPTWFSNKFLQGQVRAEKMLYEDRFSLTTAEGVRYASPVASFAGIPKSTEKAAFLYAEGILKIPFGVPRIAVHPVDFPRLNDKIRDLIRLALGCKRRLTLYREL, from the coding sequence ATGTGCAAGCGTTTTCTCCTTTGTTTTCATGATTTAAGCATCTGGAACTACCAGAAAGTGACTCCGATTCTTGAAGAGCTCAAGGAATTGGCCGGAGGGCCTTTTAGCTTACTTGTAATTCCCGATACGGAGAACGCTACAGACGAAGCCATTGAAAATTTTCGCGCTGCTCTCGTGAAGCTCAAGTCCGAAGGATTTGAACTTGCGTTGCATGGCTTTAAGCATAAAGCCGAATTCAGCCAGGGCCGCAGCTATGCGGGGCTTGTGGGTATGAATCTCACGGGAGGCGAGGCTGAATTTGCGGGGCTTTCCGAATATGAATCGAGCCGCCTTTTGCAAGCGGCCCTAGAATCTTGGAAAAAGTTATTTGCTGATGAAAACGGAAATGCGGACGCGCCTGTGGCGTTTGTTCCGCCGACTTGGTTTAGCAACAAGTTCTTGCAAGGTCAAGTCCGTGCAGAAAAAATGTTGTACGAAGACCGCTTCTCGCTTACGACTGCTGAAGGTGTCCGCTATGCATCGCCTGTGGCCAGTTTTGCGGGCATTCCGAAATCAACAGAAAAGGCTGCTTTTCTGTATGCCGAAGGCATTTTGAAAATCCCGTTCGGCGTTCCACGTATTGCCGTCCATCCGGTGGATTTCCCGCGTCTGAACGACAAAATTCGTGACCTTATTCGGCTTGCGCTTGGCTGCAAGCGCCGCCTTACGCTTTACCGCGAACTTTAG
- a CDS encoding M23 family metallopeptidase: protein MVRLTKISSFILTAGALCFADNASTVCDASKMDAFAYEDCIAVQRGAKLDNTDFSERAAPPAELVSESYVEPFKYDPFNRDAYLTSSFGENRGTRYHAGIDFSTQMEEGWPIYAPENGYIKEIKTSPFGYGKVMFFEGESGKTWVFAHQSSFTSTVEDLIKQKQYATKSNDVSIKPNLRFRKGDTLTFSGSTGIGNPHLHLEVRLNKDDVTSPCQLGVKCLDTIAPQIFGVAVWQGNELSLTTDESLRNGCVETPVKNEFNLSMAIKIADYSREPKDNPMAIRRLELWRYDDKIYSKVMDNLSYKKMLDIRNELLWAEEADTAGDWHYIDAKLGPISTYRLEVEDFSGHVIRREFNFHQSCKDNGKLVLTKNQNTPLYTFLSKSMLDIYRCESGYKFAALNKDEQPINNDLCKIFDHSKPLPIGKIVETFPETRFIRYSADAGSTGTGRSVNELISIYPYGKYKTNINWYTKVGNVKISQKISGIPVVGDTSQRVLAVTRNQTDSVDFYEFHPKGLQFYGKWNVCIENDDNSAPLYWLGETSRRWFYFEKQTGGKNRCATTNELRDLANITDEDGFSLGFPYWAETLVAGMYQSALKIPLYSRYAGIPDGNAISVKYKNKWIAAEYDSEPREIILLGDALPDAGETITVEITDDSKRKTKRDITIPGF, encoded by the coding sequence ATGGTCAGGCTTACAAAAATTTCGTCATTCATACTCACCGCCGGAGCTCTCTGCTTCGCCGATAACGCAAGCACCGTCTGCGACGCATCCAAGATGGACGCGTTCGCTTATGAGGACTGCATCGCCGTCCAACGAGGTGCAAAACTCGACAACACGGACTTTTCCGAAAGGGCAGCCCCGCCGGCCGAACTGGTTTCGGAATCTTACGTTGAGCCTTTTAAATACGATCCGTTCAACCGCGACGCCTACCTCACATCATCATTCGGCGAAAACCGTGGCACCCGCTACCACGCCGGCATCGACTTCTCCACACAAATGGAAGAAGGCTGGCCCATCTACGCTCCCGAAAACGGCTACATCAAAGAAATCAAGACCTCCCCATTCGGTTATGGCAAAGTCATGTTCTTTGAAGGCGAAAGCGGAAAGACCTGGGTATTCGCCCACCAAAGTAGCTTTACCTCGACCGTAGAAGACCTGATCAAACAAAAGCAGTACGCGACCAAGAGTAATGACGTTTCCATCAAGCCGAACCTCCGTTTCCGCAAGGGCGATACGCTTACCTTCTCGGGAAGCACCGGAATCGGAAATCCGCACTTGCACCTCGAAGTCCGCCTGAACAAAGACGACGTTACATCGCCATGCCAGCTCGGTGTCAAGTGCCTCGACACGATTGCACCGCAGATTTTCGGAGTTGCCGTTTGGCAAGGGAACGAACTTTCGCTCACGACTGACGAATCCCTCCGTAACGGTTGTGTCGAAACACCCGTCAAGAACGAGTTCAACTTGTCCATGGCCATCAAGATTGCCGACTACAGCCGCGAACCCAAAGATAACCCGATGGCCATCCGCCGTCTAGAACTGTGGCGCTACGACGACAAGATTTATAGCAAAGTTATGGACAACCTCAGCTATAAAAAGATGCTTGACATCCGCAACGAACTTCTTTGGGCAGAAGAAGCCGACACCGCAGGCGATTGGCACTACATCGATGCAAAGCTCGGCCCCATTTCCACCTACAGGCTTGAAGTCGAAGATTTTAGTGGACACGTTATCAGACGCGAATTCAATTTCCACCAGTCTTGCAAGGACAATGGCAAGCTCGTTCTTACTAAAAACCAGAACACGCCTCTTTACACGTTCTTGAGTAAGAGCATGCTCGACATTTACCGTTGCGAATCCGGCTACAAGTTCGCCGCTTTGAACAAGGACGAACAGCCCATCAACAACGACCTCTGCAAGATTTTCGATCACAGCAAGCCGCTCCCGATAGGAAAAATCGTCGAGACATTCCCCGAAACAAGATTCATCCGCTACAGCGCCGATGCAGGCTCTACAGGCACAGGCCGCAGCGTGAACGAACTGATTTCAATTTATCCTTACGGCAAGTACAAAACGAACATCAACTGGTATACCAAAGTCGGTAACGTGAAGATTTCCCAGAAGATTTCGGGCATTCCGGTTGTTGGCGACACATCGCAGAGAGTCCTCGCCGTCACGCGCAATCAAACAGATAGCGTAGACTTTTACGAATTCCACCCGAAGGGATTGCAATTCTACGGCAAGTGGAATGTATGCATCGAAAACGACGACAACTCCGCCCCGCTCTACTGGCTCGGCGAAACGTCACGCCGCTGGTTCTACTTTGAAAAGCAGACAGGTGGGAAGAATCGTTGCGCCACAACAAACGAACTTAGAGACCTAGCCAACATCACAGACGAAGACGGATTCTCTCTCGGATTCCCCTACTGGGCAGAAACGCTTGTCGCAGGCATGTACCAATCTGCATTGAAGATTCCGCTTTACTCCAGATACGCAGGCATCCCGGACGGGAACGCCATCAGCGTCAAGTACAAGAACAAGTGGATTGCCGCAGAATACGATTCCGAACCTAGAGAAATCATCCTTCTCGGAGACGCACTCCCCGACGCAGGCGAAACAATCACCGTTGAAATCACGGACGATTCCAAACGCAAGACTAAGAGGGATATTACAATTCCGGGATTCTAA